A section of the Streptomyces xinghaiensis S187 genome encodes:
- a CDS encoding DUF3027 domain-containing protein: protein MSAATMRSRTPDRLCAEAVDMARAEAVAAAGEAAVGEHLGAVADGDRVVTHSFACLEPAYRGWRWAVTVARAARAKNVTIDETVLLPGDDALLAPEWVPWSERLRPGDLGPGDLLPTEADDLRLEPGYTGEDLPPPDSPLSEEMEERVAAEDADVTAGPPAAQPSPARASGTLAAVATELGMGRARVLSRYGLHTAADRWDESYGSGTAMAQAAPAACMTCGFLVPLTGSLRQAFGVCANEFSPADGHVVSLTYGCGGHSEAAVMPKPPRPAPPVIDETRVDPMPLRPERPGDGPAEDTAPAGDATPAEDTTPAEDRGRS from the coding sequence GTGAGTGCTGCGACGATGCGAAGCCGTACCCCGGACCGTCTGTGCGCCGAGGCGGTCGACATGGCCCGCGCCGAGGCGGTGGCGGCCGCGGGTGAGGCGGCCGTCGGCGAGCACCTGGGGGCGGTCGCGGACGGCGACCGGGTCGTGACCCACTCCTTCGCCTGCCTGGAGCCGGCGTACCGCGGCTGGCGCTGGGCGGTCACCGTCGCCCGGGCCGCACGCGCCAAGAACGTCACGATCGACGAGACGGTCCTGCTCCCCGGGGACGACGCCCTGCTGGCCCCCGAGTGGGTGCCCTGGAGCGAACGGCTCCGCCCCGGTGACCTGGGCCCCGGCGACCTGCTCCCGACCGAGGCCGACGACCTCCGCCTGGAACCCGGCTACACCGGCGAGGACCTGCCGCCGCCCGACTCCCCCCTCTCGGAGGAGATGGAGGAGCGCGTCGCGGCCGAGGACGCCGACGTCACCGCGGGCCCGCCCGCCGCCCAGCCGTCCCCGGCCCGCGCCTCCGGCACCCTCGCGGCCGTCGCCACCGAGCTCGGCATGGGCCGGGCCCGGGTGCTCTCCCGCTACGGGCTGCACACCGCCGCCGACCGCTGGGACGAGTCGTACGGGTCGGGCACCGCCATGGCCCAGGCGGCCCCCGCCGCCTGCATGACCTGCGGCTTCCTGGTACCGCTGACCGGTTCGCTCCGGCAGGCCTTCGGTGTGTGCGCCAACGAGTTCAGCCCGGCGGACGGCCACGTCGTCTCCCTGACGTACGGCTGCGGGGGCCACTCCGAGGCGGCCGTCATGCCGAAGCCGCCGCGTCCGGCGCCGCCCGTGATCGACGAGACCAGGGTGGACCCGATGCCGCTGCGGCCCGAACGGCCGGGCGACGGCCCGGCGGAGGACACCGCCCCGGCCGGGGACGCCACTCCGGCGGAGGACACCACCCCGGCGGAGGACCGCGGCCGCTCCTGA